The Bryobacteraceae bacterium genomic sequence CGTGAAGGAGGATGTCGCCGAACTGCTGCGGCGCCGCTTCTTCACGCCGGAGTCCATTAGGGACCGGGACGCGTTTAGGCCTCACGTCCAGGCAGCGCTCAAGGGCATCTCCGACATTGACGAGCAGACACAAAAGCAGGGAGCGGAGGCCGAGGAACGCTACCTGAGAAGCTACCCGTTCCACCCAGACTTGACGGAGGTCTTCTACACGAAGTGGACCCAACTGGATCGCTTCCAGAAGGCCCGAGGCGTCCTGCGCACCTTCGCGCTGGCCTTGCGGGAGGCCGAGAAATGGGATAGTGCGCCGCTCGTAGGGCCGGGAGTTCTCCTAAACGCGCCTGGCCGTGACGGATTGTCTGAGGCCCTGCGCGAACTTGTCACCGTGGCCGACACCGAGGAGCACGAAGGCAAGAAGCAAGCATGGACGGGCATCCTGGAAGGCGAGCTGGGACAAGCTCGTGACATTCAGCGGGATTCCGTGGGCCTCCGGCTCCGCGAAGTAGAACAGGCCGTTGTGGGTACGTTCCTCCACTCGCAACCCATCGGGCAGAGCGCACGGTCCCGCGATCTCCTTGTTCTGCTGGGTGCGACGCGTCCCGATCGGATCGAGCTGGAGAAAGGGTTCACCCGCTGGGCTCAGGCGAGTTTCTGGTTGGACGACCAGCACACGGCCGTAAGCGAGAACCAAATGCCGTCGACGTGGCGTCTGGGCAACCGGCCCAACCTCACGCAGATGCACACTGTCGCGGCGGGGCGCGTCTCCGACGATGTCGTGCGCGTTCGCCTCCTGGACGAGATCGGCAAGGTGAAACCCCTCTCAACTGGGGCATCGGTGGCCGGAGTGCGTGTTCATACGCTGCCCACCCGTCCTCGCGACATCGAGGACGACGGCCAGTTTCACTATGCGGTACTGGCGCCTAGCTCGGCCTCAGATTCTGGCAAGCCGAGTCCGGAGGCCAAGCGCTATCTGGATGAGACCACGGGACCGGAGAAACCGCGTGTCTATCGAAATGCAGTGCTGCTACTGACGCCTTCCAAGGATGGCCTGGAGGTCGCCTCTGCTCGTGTGCGCGATTATCTGGCGTGGGAGCAGGTGCGCTCTGATCTGAAGGATCAGGAGAAGGAGGGTGAAATCGACATCATGCGCATGCAAACCTTGACCATCAACGTCGATAGGGCCAAGGGGCGTATTCCGGAAGCCATCAAGCAAGCGTACTGCATTGTCGTGACGGTGTCCGAGAAAGACGAGGTTCAGGCTTTCAAGATCAACGTCACGGATGAGCCGCATTTCAACATCATCAAGAACGATCCTCGCTCGCGCGTTCAGGACTCGTCAATTACGGCGGAGGCGCTTCTGCCCGATGGCCCGTACAACCTCTGGCGCAAGGGGGAAACGAGTCGTCGCGTCAAGGATCTCTCCGGGGCGTTCGCGCAACTGCCACATCTGCCCAAAATGCTCAAGGCCCAAGCCATCCTCGATACGCTGACGGAGGGCTGTGCGCAAGGTTCTTTCGTTCTGCGCCTGACGAGGCCGGACGGGTCGTTCCGCACGTGGTGGCGCACCCGCGCGGATGAGACTGCCATGAGCGATCTGGCTCTCGAGTTAGTCCTGCCAGAGTCCGCCGAACTGGCGGAGCTGCCTTATCAGCTTCTCCTGACCCGCGTGCTGCCGGAGCTGTGGAAGGGCGATGAGATCACCGTGCAGTCCGTTCTAGGCTACTTCAACGGGAACAACGTCGTGCAGGTTCCACGTGACGGATATACGGAACCCGTTTCAATTCCCAAGGCGGGCGCGGAGGTCGTCAACAAGGCGACCACCGCCGCCGTTGAGGCCGGCGCGTTGTGGCTCACAAGCGGTCCGGCCAGCGTGCTTGCGGAGCCGATCCCCGCTGGTGTCCTGACACCGAAGGCGACCTTGCGGGAGCCCCCAGCGATGATCGCCGCTGCTGAGATCCTGCCGGAGAACTTGTCCGATGCGTGGTCGGGAGGGCAGGCCACGGCTCTGTCCATCGCCACCGCGCTCTCGCAGAGATTCGGCCACACGATGCCGTGGAAAACGGTCAAGGATGTGATCACGGCGTCAATCAACGCCCGTTTCACGGAGTTGGACGGAACATCGAGTGACTGGCCTTGCGACTACCCGTCGGCCCAGTCGGTGAAGCTCAAGGTCGCGTCCGCGCCCGGCGGCCGGCCCAGCGTAGGCGGCATCGGCCCAGCAGCACCTATGAAGTGCCTCGTTGCCCAGGCCGAACTTGAGCCGTCGGAGGTCCAGGATCTCGCCGATATTGTCCCGAGCCTCCTTGAACTGAAGGCGAAGTTCAATACTCCGCTGAAGTTCCGAGTCCAAATTGAGCTCGGTGACGGCAAGGAGAAGCCGTCGGAGGAATCCGCGAACCAGGTCAACAAGCTGCTGAGGGAACTGAAGCATGGATTTGAGCTGCAATAGAGCCGAGCCTTTCCCCGCCTGCTGCACCTTCTTGAGCGTGGGGACCCTTCACAATGAACCACCCATCAATTCAGCCGCAGATAGGCCTGATAGGCCTGAAT encodes the following:
- a CDS encoding DUF499 domain-containing protein, yielding MARLPWKCWHEVVKLREDLRSGELPLHMFAADLYEVLMQSGKRPIYEDPEKFFALTFPTYNLRRLVRDVVLRVAGKNDKAVRQLELTYGGGKTHTLITLRHLVTDPTSLPNLPSMAEFIEAIGQTPPKARVAGLCFDKLDVEKGMEVRSPGGTLRTLKHPWSVLAYQIAGDDGLKVLHAENKAEERESAPAENLLTTLLELPASDGLSVLILIDEVLMYAREKAAADPRWQDRLINFFQYLTQAATKVDRCCVVASLLASEPAKSDKFGRQLQGELYDIFQRQREEAVEPVVKEDVAELLRRRFFTPESIRDRDAFRPHVQAALKGISDIDEQTQKQGAEAEERYLRSYPFHPDLTEVFYTKWTQLDRFQKARGVLRTFALALREAEKWDSAPLVGPGVLLNAPGRDGLSEALRELVTVADTEEHEGKKQAWTGILEGELGQARDIQRDSVGLRLREVEQAVVGTFLHSQPIGQSARSRDLLVLLGATRPDRIELEKGFTRWAQASFWLDDQHTAVSENQMPSTWRLGNRPNLTQMHTVAAGRVSDDVVRVRLLDEIGKVKPLSTGASVAGVRVHTLPTRPRDIEDDGQFHYAVLAPSSASDSGKPSPEAKRYLDETTGPEKPRVYRNAVLLLTPSKDGLEVASARVRDYLAWEQVRSDLKDQEKEGEIDIMRMQTLTINVDRAKGRIPEAIKQAYCIVVTVSEKDEVQAFKINVTDEPHFNIIKNDPRSRVQDSSITAEALLPDGPYNLWRKGETSRRVKDLSGAFAQLPHLPKMLKAQAILDTLTEGCAQGSFVLRLTRPDGSFRTWWRTRADETAMSDLALELVLPESAELAELPYQLLLTRVLPELWKGDEITVQSVLGYFNGNNVVQVPRDGYTEPVSIPKAGAEVVNKATTAAVEAGALWLTSGPASVLAEPIPAGVLTPKATLREPPAMIAAAEILPENLSDAWSGGQATALSIATALSQRFGHTMPWKTVKDVITASINARFTELDGTSSDWPCDYPSAQSVKLKVASAPGGRPSVGGIGPAAPMKCLVAQAELEPSEVQDLADIVPSLLELKAKFNTPLKFRVQIELGDGKEKPSEESANQVNKLLRELKHGFELQ